One window from the genome of Anaerococcus sp. Marseille-Q7828 encodes:
- the ruvA gene encoding Holliday junction branch migration protein RuvA, which yields MIAYIIGDVRSISEEDFVLENNQMGYLIKSSLSTLALLELNNEYKIYTSLQVREDDMSLYGFYSKEELEMFLLLTSVSSIGPKNAIGILSSMGVNDIKLAIVNSDIDKLTIAKGIGKKTASRIILELMDKVKKMPIEDNTSPSKVITYTNEDFDVAKEALVNLGYAQNDINNVLLELKDMDLSLEELVKESLKRLI from the coding sequence ATGATAGCATATATAATTGGAGATGTGAGAAGTATAAGCGAAGAAGATTTTGTATTAGAAAATAATCAAATGGGTTATCTTATCAAATCTTCCTTATCAACACTTGCACTACTAGAATTAAATAACGAATATAAGATATATACGTCATTACAAGTAAGAGAAGATGATATGAGTTTGTATGGTTTTTATTCCAAGGAAGAACTAGAAATGTTTTTACTATTAACATCAGTTTCTTCAATAGGACCGAAAAATGCTATTGGTATTCTCTCATCTATGGGAGTAAATGATATAAAATTAGCTATTGTAAATAGTGATATAGATAAGCTTACCATAGCCAAAGGTATTGGTAAGAAAACAGCCAGTAGGATAATTCTAGAGCTTATGGATAAGGTTAAAAAGATGCCTATTGAAGATAATACAAGTCCATCAAAAGTAATAACTTACACTAATGAAGACTTTGATGTAGCTAAAGAAGCTTTAGTAAACCTAGGATATGCGCAAAATGACATCAATAATGTCTTGTTAGAACTTAAGGATATGGATTTATCATTGGAAGAACTTGTAAAAGAGAGTCTAAAAAGACTTATATAG
- the ruvC gene encoding crossover junction endodeoxyribonuclease RuvC — MKILGIDPGIAIMGYGVVEFDGNKVKVIENGVVTTSSKTKTPERLSILYNNLNEIILEHKPDEFAIEELFFNQNVKTAITVGHARGIQILCAQENSLPIFEYTPLQIKQAITGYGRASKMQMQKTVTTLLNLKEIPKPDDAADALSVALCHALSQRFKENFRMN, encoded by the coding sequence ATGAAAATATTAGGTATAGATCCAGGGATTGCAATCATGGGTTATGGCGTGGTTGAATTTGATGGAAATAAGGTTAAAGTAATAGAAAATGGTGTAGTTACAACATCTAGCAAAACAAAAACTCCAGAAAGGCTTAGTATTTTGTATAACAATTTAAATGAAATTATACTAGAGCATAAGCCAGATGAGTTTGCAATTGAAGAATTATTCTTCAACCAAAATGTAAAGACTGCCATAACAGTTGGTCATGCTAGAGGTATACAAATATTATGTGCCCAGGAAAATAGTCTTCCTATTTTTGAGTACACACCGCTGCAAATCAAACAAGCCATAACGGGCTATGGAAGGGCCAGCAAAATGCAAATGCAAAAGACAGTAACTACTCTCTTAAATTTGAAAGAAATACCAAAGCCAGACGATGCAGCAGATGCCCTATCTGTTGCTCTTTGTCATGCTTTAAGCCAGAGATTTAAAGAAAACTTTAGGATGAACTGA
- a CDS encoding HAD-IB family hydrolase: protein MKRDKAAFFDIDGTLFRNSLLIEHFLLLTADGIIPESAWSQEIGPLFEKYQNRLGAYEDYLDKASLVYQQKLVGIDKDTINKYSDIVIEKNKNKVYMTTKKAVDFHKNNGYKIFFISGSPEFLVNQFAHIYGADESIATKYEFDADDKFTGKVRPMWDGRSKLGAVMDLTKRYNLDLDSSYAYGDTNGDITMFQLVGNPHAINPSYELIDKLFMDEDLKAKTVIDIERKDVNYSFHLSDLNVIFKKF, encoded by the coding sequence GTGAAGAGAGATAAGGCTGCATTTTTTGATATTGATGGAACTTTGTTTAGAAATAGTTTGTTGATAGAACATTTTTTGTTATTAACAGCTGATGGTATTATTCCAGAATCTGCTTGGAGCCAAGAAATAGGTCCACTTTTTGAAAAATATCAAAATAGGCTAGGAGCCTATGAAGATTACCTTGATAAGGCAAGCTTGGTCTACCAACAAAAATTAGTTGGCATAGATAAAGATACCATCAACAAATATTCCGATATAGTTATAGAAAAGAATAAAAACAAAGTATACATGACAACAAAAAAGGCAGTAGACTTTCACAAAAATAATGGTTATAAAATTTTCTTTATATCTGGATCGCCAGAATTTCTTGTAAACCAATTTGCCCATATCTATGGGGCAGACGAATCTATAGCAACCAAATATGAATTTGATGCTGATGATAAGTTTACAGGCAAGGTTAGACCAATGTGGGATGGCCGTAGCAAGCTTGGTGCTGTGATGGATCTAACCAAAAGATATAATTTGGATTTGGATAGTTCTTATGCTTATGGAGATACTAATGGTGATATAACAATGTTTCAGCTAGTTGGCAATCCCCATGCCATTAATCCATCTTACGAACTTATTGATAAACTTTTTATGGATGAAGATTTAAAAGCAAAGACAGTTATAGATATAGAAAGAAAAGATGTTAACTATAGTTTTCATCTTTCTGATTTGAATGTAATCTTCAAAAAGTTTTAA
- a CDS encoding YfcE family phosphodiesterase produces the protein MKVLVTSDTHGNYGLISDYILENGYIDLLIHAGDGVEDVENIHYETDISYYVVKGNNDFFSNESYDKIIDIENQRIFLSHGHRYGVDYTYDKLIEKAKENKCNIIIHGHTHVYVNKYIDHILILNPGTIFLPRDNNPGFLIMNIEDDNIDIKRISV, from the coding sequence ATGAAAGTTTTAGTTACATCGGACACCCACGGAAACTATGGGCTAATTAGCGATTATATTTTGGAGAATGGATATATTGATCTTTTAATACATGCCGGAGATGGAGTTGAAGATGTTGAAAACATCCACTATGAAACCGACATATCCTATTATGTAGTAAAGGGAAATAATGATTTTTTCTCAAATGAATCTTATGATAAAATAATTGATATAGAAAATCAGAGGATTTTTTTAAGTCATGGTCACAGGTATGGTGTTGATTATACTTATGATAAGCTTATAGAAAAAGCAAAAGAAAATAAGTGTAACATTATAATCCATGGCCATACCCATGTTTATGTAAACAAGTATATAGATCATATACTGATACTAAATCCAGGAACAATTTTTTTGCCAAGAGATAATAATCCTGGATTCTTGATAATGAATATAGAAGATGACAATATAGATATAAAAAGAATAAGTGTATAA
- the rdgB gene encoding RdgB/HAM1 family non-canonical purine NTP pyrophosphatase encodes MTLLFATGNIDKLKQVELMIDNLKSPKDFDLNDIDVVEDGKSLKENAYKKAKTYFDLAKVPTISDDTGLFVEALDNRPGIYAHRYAGENATYKDNRDKLLSELKDKDNRDAYFKTLVCYIDENGKDYYFEGILEGTITKEEIGQFEFGYDQIFLPKGSDRTLGQMTEKEINQISHRSKAIESFVKFYKEHI; translated from the coding sequence ATGACCCTATTATTCGCAACGGGAAACATAGATAAATTAAAACAAGTAGAACTAATGATTGATAATTTGAAGTCACCAAAAGACTTTGATTTAAATGATATAGATGTAGTGGAAGATGGGAAAAGTCTAAAAGAAAACGCGTATAAAAAAGCAAAAACTTATTTTGATTTAGCTAAGGTACCGACTATATCTGACGACACAGGACTATTTGTAGAAGCCTTGGATAATAGACCTGGCATATATGCTCATAGGTATGCAGGAGAAAATGCGACCTATAAGGATAATAGGGATAAACTACTATCAGAACTTAAAGATAAAGACAATAGAGATGCATATTTTAAGACCCTTGTTTGCTATATTGATGAAAATGGAAAAGATTATTACTTTGAGGGCATACTTGAAGGTACAATAACTAAGGAAGAAATTGGTCAATTTGAATTTGGCTACGATCAGATATTCTTACCAAAGGGGTCTGATAGAACCTTAGGTCAGATGACAGAAAAAGAGATTAACCAAATATCTCATAGATCCAAAGCTATTGAAAGCTTTGTCAAATTTTATAAAGAGCACATATGA
- a CDS encoding HAMP domain-containing sensor histidine kinase, whose product MEIKNNYNININNSYRSTIIRFIMFFVLTVVIGFEIFAYNSIQNYYKQNLIGSMLNQAKINQLIFDNYTNKYDLSDIIIGDKNAFYRGNVSQVQILDNSGIVLFDSQASDEVGSQLMKADVLSSKEGKQGIYKSYNEKTKEEVLSISYPLMVNDQQAGILRLTSSLNKVKKKVKADMFFYFLFGIFVLIGAYFLSLVASKKLVEPILKLIDVSEKLAKGDFDAKAEVTGKDELSKLGRTLNFMSENIVRREDMKNEFISSVSHELRTPLTSIKGWAITLQSKEIQSDRDMLNQGLSIIESEGDRLSMMVEDLLDFSRLQSSKFKYDKNNIDIVELVKEVHTQLSPRANNEGINFTFTTVYKTLMVYADKNRMKEVFINIIDNAIKFTDKDGNIDILIEVNKDKISISITDDGEGIKEDEIAYVASKFYKGSSSKSQTGLGLSICEEIIKAHDGNMIIKSKYGSGTSVIVEIPRLNDEKDN is encoded by the coding sequence ATGGAAATAAAAAATAATTATAATATAAATATTAATAATTCATACAGGTCAACAATTATTAGATTTATAATGTTTTTTGTACTTACTGTTGTAATTGGCTTTGAAATATTTGCCTACAATAGTATCCAAAATTACTACAAGCAAAACCTTATAGGCTCAATGCTAAACCAGGCAAAGATTAATCAACTTATATTTGACAATTACACAAATAAGTATGACTTGTCAGATATTATAATTGGAGACAAAAACGCCTTTTACAGAGGAAATGTAAGCCAAGTTCAAATACTAGACAATTCTGGCATAGTTTTGTTTGATTCTCAAGCATCTGATGAAGTAGGATCCCAGTTAATGAAAGCTGATGTCCTTTCCTCAAAAGAGGGTAAACAGGGTATTTATAAGTCCTACAATGAGAAAACTAAAGAAGAAGTACTATCTATTAGCTATCCCTTAATGGTAAATGATCAACAAGCTGGAATTCTAAGACTAACTTCATCATTAAACAAGGTAAAGAAAAAAGTTAAAGCTGATATGTTTTTTTATTTTTTATTTGGAATTTTTGTTCTAATAGGAGCTTACTTCCTATCCCTTGTTGCTTCTAAAAAGTTGGTTGAGCCTATATTAAAGTTAATTGATGTATCAGAAAAGTTAGCAAAGGGTGATTTTGATGCCAAAGCAGAGGTCACAGGCAAAGATGAGCTTTCAAAACTAGGCCGAACCCTTAATTTTATGAGTGAAAATATAGTTAGAAGAGAGGATATGAAAAATGAATTTATATCTTCAGTATCTCATGAACTTAGAACACCGCTTACATCCATTAAAGGTTGGGCTATTACTCTTCAATCAAAAGAGATTCAAAGCGATAGAGATATGCTCAATCAAGGGCTAAGCATAATCGAAAGTGAAGGTGATAGACTTTCTATGATGGTGGAAGATCTCCTAGACTTCTCAAGACTTCAATCAAGCAAATTTAAATATGATAAGAATAATATAGATATAGTAGAACTTGTAAAAGAAGTTCACACCCAGCTAAGTCCTAGAGCCAATAATGAGGGTATAAATTTTACTTTCACCACAGTTTATAAAACACTTATGGTATATGCAGATAAAAATAGAATGAAAGAAGTCTTTATAAACATTATCGACAATGCAATCAAATTTACCGACAAGGATGGCAATATTGATATATTAATTGAAGTTAATAAAGATAAAATATCTATAAGTATTACTGATGATGGTGAAGGAATAAAAGAAGACGAAATAGCATATGTCGCTAGTAAGTTTTATAAAGGCTCTTCTTCCAAATCCCAAACCGGTCTTGGTCTTTCTATATGTGAAGAGATTATTAAGGCACATGATGGTAATATGATTATTAAAAGCAAGTATGGATCTGGTACATCAGTTATTGTAGAAATTCCGAGGTTAAATGATGAAAAAGACAATTAA
- a CDS encoding response regulator transcription factor, which produces MENNKVLILDDESSIRQFMKINLEYQGYQTCEAATGEEAIKVFEEENPAVAILDVMLPGISGYEVCQAIREKSPKVGIIMVSAKSQDIDKILGLERGADDYIIKPFNPQELILRVRSLMRRVNLTEVVEDKKERNSISDGPFTLDIYAKTFYKNDKEIDVTPTEFAILKNFIESKGKAMTRDEIMAQTWGENYSNDTKIVDVNIRRIRSKIEEDPAKPQYIETVWGTGYRWK; this is translated from the coding sequence ATGGAAAATAATAAGGTTTTAATCCTTGATGATGAAAGTTCAATAAGACAATTTATGAAGATAAATTTGGAGTATCAAGGATACCAAACTTGTGAGGCTGCAACAGGAGAAGAAGCTATAAAGGTTTTTGAGGAGGAAAATCCAGCTGTAGCTATACTTGATGTAATGCTTCCAGGAATATCAGGTTATGAAGTTTGCCAGGCTATAAGGGAAAAATCTCCAAAGGTTGGTATAATCATGGTTTCTGCCAAGAGTCAAGATATAGATAAAATTTTAGGCCTTGAAAGAGGAGCAGATGATTATATCATCAAACCATTTAATCCACAGGAGTTAATACTCAGGGTTAGATCTTTGATGAGAAGGGTCAACTTAACAGAAGTAGTCGAGGATAAAAAAGAACGAAACTCTATTTCTGATGGACCTTTTACCCTAGATATATATGCAAAAACTTTCTATAAGAATGACAAAGAAATAGATGTGACACCAACAGAGTTTGCTATCCTTAAGAACTTCATAGAATCCAAAGGCAAGGCTATGACTCGTGATGAGATTATGGCTCAAACTTGGGGTGAGAATTATAGCAATGATACAAAAATAGTTGATGTAAACATAAGAAGAATAAGATCAAAAATAGAAGAAGACCCAGCAAAACCTCAATATATAGAAACCGTCTGGGGAACAGGTTATAGATGGAAATAA
- a CDS encoding ROK family protein has protein sequence MDKVIGIDLGGTKINACLIDKDGNIVERNSIETEAKKGRDAVLSNIRKAIYGLDFKQAKAIGIGTPGFIDSENGIVTFAGNIDGWTGLNLKEAVEAFVDIPVFVENDANIALVAEKWIGAAQNAKDIVMITLGTGLGGAVYNEKGGLLSGSHFQGAELGHMILYPGGDYCTCGQHGCAEAYCAGTALGKTYKKLTGKDLTGEEILSRVNEDPKAMEVLETYQTNLAYYLTSLRNIFDPEVIVIGGGVINSKEVWWDGMIEKFNDYCNNTLNISVIPAKFLNDAGVIGAGKIAFERMSNGK, from the coding sequence ATGGATAAAGTAATAGGAATAGACTTAGGTGGTACAAAAATTAATGCATGTCTAATTGACAAAGACGGCAATATCGTTGAGAGAAACAGTATAGAAACAGAAGCAAAAAAAGGTAGAGATGCCGTTTTATCAAATATTAGAAAGGCAATATACGGTCTTGATTTTAAACAAGCCAAGGCTATTGGTATAGGAACTCCTGGTTTTATAGATTCAGAAAATGGAATCGTAACATTTGCAGGAAACATAGACGGCTGGACTGGACTTAACTTAAAAGAAGCAGTAGAAGCATTTGTAGATATACCAGTATTTGTAGAAAATGATGCAAATATTGCCTTAGTTGCAGAAAAGTGGATTGGAGCAGCCCAAAATGCCAAAGATATAGTAATGATAACACTTGGTACAGGTCTAGGTGGTGCAGTATATAACGAAAAAGGTGGACTATTATCAGGTTCCCACTTCCAAGGAGCAGAGCTTGGACATATGATATTATATCCAGGCGGAGATTATTGTACATGTGGCCAACATGGATGTGCAGAAGCATACTGTGCAGGAACAGCTCTAGGAAAAACTTACAAAAAACTTACTGGAAAAGATTTGACTGGTGAAGAAATATTATCTAGAGTTAATGAAGATCCAAAGGCTATGGAAGTTCTTGAAACTTATCAGACTAACTTAGCTTATTATTTGACAAGTCTAAGAAATATCTTTGATCCAGAGGTCATAGTAATTGGTGGTGGAGTTATCAACTCCAAAGAAGTTTGGTGGGATGGAATGATTGAAAAATTCAATGATTATTGTAACAACACCCTAAATATAAGTGTTATACCAGCTAAATTCTTAAATGATGCAGGAGTAATAGGTGCTGGGAAAATTGCCTTTGAAAGGATGAGCAATGGAAAATAA
- a CDS encoding RluA family pseudouridine synthase has protein sequence MIEIILNKNQGNQRFDRFLRKYFENAPLSVIQKNIRKKNFKINDKRAKADDYVYENDNIKMYISDENYNKWLTKTDFKASDFNLDIVYEDKNIIIMDKEPGLLTHSSTKEDYGHNLVDYMLSYLYKTNQVDKTDRTFNPAVVNRLDRNTAGLIIGAKNANALRSLNKAIRENKISKYYLTIVKGEIKEAFTIDTRISKNESKNKIKSAKDGSRIITNFRPIESNHKYTLLECELITGKTHQIRYSLKKNGTPIIGDRKYGDRKTNELVSEKFDVNNQVLLAYKVRFDQVDNLDYLKGKTFKSKRIDDIEKLKSALFKM, from the coding sequence ATGATTGAAATAATATTAAACAAAAACCAAGGCAACCAAAGGTTCGATCGTTTTTTAAGGAAATACTTTGAAAATGCTCCATTATCTGTAATACAAAAAAATATCAGAAAGAAGAACTTTAAAATAAATGATAAGAGGGCCAAAGCAGATGATTACGTCTACGAAAACGATAATATAAAGATGTATATATCTGATGAAAACTATAATAAATGGCTTACTAAGACTGATTTTAAGGCAAGTGATTTTAATCTAGATATAGTTTATGAAGATAAGAACATTATAATTATGGATAAGGAGCCTGGATTATTGACTCATTCTTCTACAAAGGAAGATTATGGTCATAATTTGGTAGATTATATGTTGTCATATTTGTATAAGACAAATCAAGTTGACAAGACTGACAGGACCTTTAATCCAGCAGTAGTAAATAGGCTTGATAGAAATACAGCAGGGCTTATCATTGGTGCAAAAAATGCAAATGCTTTAAGAAGTCTAAATAAAGCCATTAGAGAAAATAAAATTTCAAAATATTATCTAACCATAGTAAAAGGCGAAATCAAAGAAGCTTTTACCATTGATACAAGAATATCAAAAAATGAAAGTAAAAATAAGATTAAATCAGCCAAAGATGGGTCGAGGATTATAACAAATTTTAGACCAATAGAATCTAATCATAAGTATACATTGCTAGAGTGTGAGCTTATAACAGGTAAAACCCATCAGATTAGATATTCTCTAAAGAAGAATGGAACTCCAATTATAGGTGATAGGAAATATGGGGACAGGAAGACTAATGAACTTGTAAGCGAGAAATTTGATGTAAATAATCAAGTTTTACTAGCTTATAAGGTTAGATTCGACCAAGTAGACAATCTAGACTATCTTAAAGGTAAAACTTTCAAGTCAAAAAGAATCGATGATATAGAAAAATTGAAGAGTGCACTATTTAAAATGTAG
- a CDS encoding DUF6648 family protein, which yields MNEKEKLKSFETFRKESIDLLEESKLDKESFLNTNLNYINKLDLKPFSTITSISQALYNYQYYNLLAKKVNIEANKISHLDKKKKNYIRLINQRENYYYLKDIATMRLLEMINYENVESYFIDLKSRRLRGVIFEINIKSIDKVILHSKSKVLLKKLRENHVFDESLRPSLIDSYVNKSY from the coding sequence ATGAATGAGAAAGAAAAGCTAAAGTCATTTGAGACATTTAGAAAGGAAAGCATAGATTTATTAGAAGAATCAAAACTCGATAAAGAGTCTTTCTTAAACACAAACTTAAATTACATAAATAAACTAGATTTGAAACCTTTTTCAACAATTACTTCTATAAGCCAAGCCTTGTACAATTACCAATACTACAATCTTTTGGCAAAAAAAGTAAATATAGAGGCAAACAAAATAAGTCATTTGGACAAAAAGAAGAAGAATTATATTAGGTTAATAAATCAAAGAGAAAACTATTATTATCTCAAAGATATAGCTACAATGAGATTATTAGAAATGATTAATTATGAAAATGTTGAAAGCTATTTTATTGACTTAAAATCTAGGAGACTAAGAGGTGTAATTTTTGAGATAAATATAAAATCTATAGATAAGGTTATACTACATTCTAAATCCAAAGTTTTACTTAAAAAACTTAGAGAAAACCATGTCTTTGATGAGTCTTTAAGACCATCACTTATTGATTCTTATGTGAATAAATCTTACTAG
- a CDS encoding TIGR01212 family radical SAM protein (This family includes YhcC from E. coli K-12, an uncharacterized radical SAM protein.), whose product MNNPYYSISQYYKDTYGEKVYKLPVKLSLTCPNRDGAKCYGGCIFCGETGGSFENLPSYLSVDAQLSQNKDYIGKRYKANKFIAYFQNFTNTYMSLDEFKEIIRACEKDYIVGVSISTRSDSITEDKLIFLKNWSKEFDKDIIFELGLQTANYKTLDILNRGETLADFIEACNLINKYGFRICTHVILSLPWDDIRDVRETARIINALNVKEIKIHSLFVIKGTKLYEMYQNNEFIMPTKEEYIENVIEFLRIINSDVAVQRLVGRAPEEETAFCNWDTSWWLIRDEIIEKMNRNGFVQGDKSQKVVFNKIKGDM is encoded by the coding sequence ATGAATAATCCATATTATTCTATCAGCCAGTACTACAAAGACACCTATGGTGAAAAGGTCTATAAACTTCCTGTAAAGCTATCATTGACCTGTCCAAATAGAGACGGGGCCAAATGTTATGGTGGATGTATATTTTGCGGTGAAACTGGTGGTTCTTTTGAAAATTTGCCATCATACTTAAGTGTAGATGCCCAGCTTAGCCAAAATAAAGACTACATTGGCAAAAGATACAAGGCAAATAAGTTTATTGCTTATTTTCAAAACTTTACCAATACTTATATGTCTTTAGATGAATTTAAGGAAATAATAAGAGCTTGTGAGAAAGACTATATAGTTGGTGTATCAATATCAACCAGGTCTGATTCTATTACAGAGGATAAGCTTATATTTCTAAAAAATTGGAGCAAAGAGTTTGATAAGGATATTATCTTTGAGCTAGGCTTGCAAACTGCAAATTATAAGACCCTGGATATACTAAATAGGGGTGAAACATTAGCTGACTTTATCGAGGCTTGTAATCTTATTAATAAATACGGTTTTCGTATTTGTACTCATGTTATCTTATCCCTACCCTGGGATGATATAAGAGATGTCAGAGAAACAGCTAGGATAATCAATGCTTTAAATGTTAAGGAAATAAAAATACATTCGCTATTTGTTATAAAGGGTACAAAATTATATGAAATGTACCAAAATAACGAATTTATAATGCCTACAAAGGAAGAATATATAGAAAATGTTATCGAGTTTCTAAGAATCATAAATTCTGATGTTGCGGTTCAAAGGCTAGTAGGAAGAGCTCCAGAAGAAGAAACAGCCTTTTGTAATTGGGACACATCATGGTGGTTGATTAGGGATGAGATAATAGAAAAAATGAATAGAAACGGATTTGTCCAAGGGGACAAGTCTCAAAAAGTAGTGTTTAATAAAATTAAGGGGGATATGTAA